Proteins co-encoded in one Nonlabens agnitus genomic window:
- a CDS encoding DUF4230 domain-containing protein, which yields MEYLFIGLAVGAVAAFFIFRWFGGSSKDNRKEQSVVLMEKIRTVCKFITVEGDFAEIYHYQNVKDKIANFLLGKKKAIILINAKAHIGFDLTKIRMESDTDNKIIRLTEFPQPQLMSIETDFNYYDKSEGWANYFTSDDLTEVTRNAKQHIVDKIPESGLMEQAKKEALNTIQLMEGLAQTIGWKLDYTALILDKAMDTKKLPE from the coding sequence ATGGAGTATTTATTCATAGGTCTTGCAGTAGGAGCAGTAGCTGCATTCTTTATTTTTAGATGGTTCGGTGGATCTTCTAAAGACAACCGGAAGGAGCAAAGCGTCGTGTTGATGGAAAAAATCAGGACGGTCTGTAAATTCATCACCGTAGAAGGTGACTTTGCCGAAATCTACCATTATCAAAATGTCAAGGACAAAATAGCCAACTTCTTGCTGGGCAAGAAAAAAGCCATCATCCTTATCAATGCCAAAGCTCACATAGGATTTGACCTGACAAAAATCCGTATGGAGAGCGATACTGACAACAAGATCATACGCTTGACCGAGTTCCCACAACCACAACTCATGAGTATCGAGACCGATTTTAATTACTACGACAAGAGCGAAGGTTGGGCCAACTATTTTACCAGCGATGATTTGACTGAGGTCACTCGCAATGCAAAACAGCACATCGTCGATAAGATCCCAGAAAGCGGTCTTATGGAACAAGCTAAAAAAGAAGCCCTAAATACCATCCAACTCATGGAAGGACTGGCGCAAACCATAGGCTGGAAATTGGATTACACTGCCTTGATTTTGGACAAGGCGATGGACACCAAAAAACTACCAGAATAG
- a CDS encoding MmcQ/YjbR family DNA-binding protein: MEIDQLQDYCLAKKGTTQEMPFDNETLVFKVMGKMFMLLGLERWERGEPSINVKCDPQKAIELREQYDGVVTSAWHMNKTHWNTIHLNQSMTDAEVLKWIDHSYALVVAGLTKKLQAQLNTI, encoded by the coding sequence GTGGAAATTGACCAGCTTCAGGACTATTGCCTGGCAAAAAAAGGAACCACGCAAGAAATGCCCTTTGACAACGAGACACTGGTATTTAAAGTTATGGGGAAGATGTTCATGCTGCTGGGACTGGAACGATGGGAACGCGGCGAGCCATCCATTAATGTCAAATGTGATCCCCAAAAAGCCATTGAATTGCGTGAGCAATATGACGGTGTAGTTACCAGCGCCTGGCACATGAATAAAACCCACTGGAACACCATACATTTGAATCAGTCCATGACTGATGCTGAAGTCCTGAAATGGATCGACCACAGTTATGCACTTGTTGTAGCTGGATTGACTAAAAAACTACAAGCCCAATTAAACACCATCTGA
- a CDS encoding tetratricopeptide repeat protein — MRHLLIILGVLVCTGVSGQSAFAKAEQLFKQSKYKAALPIYLDLLEEKPQDQKLLRKTGQTYGEMEQFEKATAIYKRLLATDDTNADYHFYYGGSMGLWAKNASKFKALGLVDDVKFHLKKAAELDSKHVDTRWALVQLYTELPGIIGGSLTTARNYADQLKKISPVDGYLAHGYVDEYDKEYTDAETAYKNAIKVGGSPLTYMKLATLYADKMDRTADAKAILKKGYEIHKDAQLLAQLEKLDS; from the coding sequence ATGAGACATCTATTGATCATTTTAGGGGTATTGGTTTGCACTGGCGTTAGTGGTCAGTCCGCTTTCGCGAAAGCGGAACAGCTATTCAAACAATCCAAGTACAAAGCAGCCTTGCCAATATATCTGGACCTATTGGAAGAAAAACCACAGGACCAAAAATTATTGCGCAAGACTGGTCAGACCTATGGCGAGATGGAACAGTTTGAAAAAGCCACGGCCATCTATAAACGATTACTGGCTACCGATGATACCAATGCAGATTATCATTTCTACTATGGTGGTTCCATGGGTTTATGGGCCAAGAATGCATCTAAATTCAAGGCGCTGGGATTGGTGGACGACGTCAAGTTCCATCTAAAAAAAGCAGCCGAACTTGATTCAAAACACGTCGACACGCGATGGGCGCTGGTCCAGTTGTATACAGAATTGCCAGGTATTATAGGTGGCTCACTAACAACTGCACGCAATTATGCAGACCAGTTGAAGAAAATCTCACCCGTCGATGGTTATCTGGCTCACGGTTATGTTGATGAGTATGACAAGGAATACACAGATGCCGAAACGGCTTATAAAAACGCGATCAAAGTAGGCGGCTCACCGCTTACTTACATGAAGCTAGCCACGCTCTATGCAGACAAAATGGATCGCACCGCAGATGCTAAGGCCATTTTAAAAAAGGGCTATGAAATCCATAAGGATGCCCAATTGCTGGCCCAGTTGGAGAAATTGGATTCGTGA
- a CDS encoding MutS-related protein, whose protein sequence is MKELLSIYEARVDGFSLSRKRYNQQLRISGVVRLLVFIAVVAGIYFFWSSTLTAVLIAVGGIALFLYLVSRHEDLKKKRNYYEELLRINEQEIEVGKGNYTDLPDGAEFNDDDHDYSRDIDLFGMGSFFQFMNRTALKEGKKLLAARLMANDIHDIPKRQDAVQELAKMLDYRQEYEATARLLENDTKPAAIKSWIQSYQNFVPNVFSWLCYVQFAVSVAIGVLYAIDVLSGWWLLGIFLVGLLVSGNYAAKIIELNKYISELEDFFTQYGKLLELIEKADFNGEVLQTLKSNVLTDGKPASRRLYDLGRALVRLDQGSNLLVGVFINAFALWNLKQVHSIEAWLTSNKNYIAPWLEAVAQMDALNSLGNFAYNHPNYVFPEIKTGDFKFQAAQAVHPLLNPDKAVGNPIHIHSGEFFIITGANMAGKSTFLRTVSMSIVMANTGLPICAQSAIYSPIKLITSMRTSDSLKDDESYFFSELKRLKFIVDKMEQEKYFIVLDEILKGTNSVDKASGSRKLIEKLTLNQATGIIATHDLSLTEVAKDHEHISNYYFDAQIIDDELFFDYTFKYGVATNMNASFLLKKMGIV, encoded by the coding sequence TTGAAGGAACTACTATCTATATATGAAGCCCGAGTTGATGGGTTTTCGCTTTCGCGAAAGCGATACAATCAACAGTTGCGCATCTCCGGTGTGGTCCGGTTGCTGGTCTTTATCGCCGTTGTTGCGGGAATTTATTTTTTCTGGAGTTCTACCTTGACGGCTGTATTGATTGCTGTAGGCGGTATTGCGCTTTTTCTTTATTTAGTTTCACGTCACGAGGATCTTAAAAAGAAGCGCAACTATTATGAAGAGTTGCTACGCATTAACGAGCAGGAAATTGAGGTAGGCAAAGGCAACTATACAGACCTTCCAGATGGAGCAGAATTTAACGATGACGATCACGATTACAGCCGTGATATAGACTTGTTCGGTATGGGTTCGTTTTTTCAGTTCATGAATAGAACGGCATTAAAAGAAGGCAAGAAGTTGCTGGCTGCTCGTTTGATGGCAAATGATATTCACGATATTCCCAAGCGACAAGATGCTGTTCAAGAGCTAGCCAAAATGCTGGATTATCGTCAAGAGTATGAGGCGACGGCAAGATTGCTGGAGAACGACACGAAGCCAGCTGCCATCAAGAGCTGGATACAGAGCTATCAAAATTTTGTGCCGAATGTGTTCTCGTGGTTGTGTTATGTTCAATTTGCGGTTTCGGTAGCGATTGGGGTTCTTTATGCGATCGATGTGCTAAGTGGCTGGTGGCTTCTGGGTATTTTCCTAGTGGGCTTATTGGTCTCGGGTAATTATGCTGCCAAGATTATTGAACTCAACAAGTACATTTCAGAGTTGGAAGATTTCTTTACCCAGTATGGAAAGCTCCTGGAACTTATTGAAAAGGCTGACTTTAATGGAGAAGTGCTGCAAACCTTAAAGAGCAATGTGCTAACTGATGGCAAACCGGCATCACGACGGCTGTACGATCTGGGAAGAGCACTGGTAAGGCTGGACCAAGGCAGTAATTTACTCGTCGGTGTGTTTATCAATGCATTTGCGTTGTGGAATTTGAAGCAAGTCCACAGTATTGAGGCCTGGTTGACTTCTAATAAAAACTACATCGCACCATGGCTGGAAGCCGTTGCACAAATGGATGCTTTAAATTCTCTAGGGAATTTTGCCTACAACCATCCCAATTATGTGTTTCCTGAAATCAAAACAGGCGACTTTAAGTTTCAAGCCGCTCAAGCGGTGCATCCGTTGCTTAATCCTGATAAAGCGGTAGGGAACCCGATTCATATCCATTCTGGTGAGTTTTTCATTATTACCGGTGCCAACATGGCTGGAAAGAGCACGTTCCTAAGAACCGTTTCCATGTCCATCGTGATGGCAAATACAGGTTTGCCTATCTGTGCGCAATCCGCGATTTATTCGCCCATCAAACTTATTACCAGTATGCGCACCAGCGATTCCTTAAAGGACGATGAGAGTTATTTCTTCAGTGAGTTGAAGCGTTTGAAATTTATCGTGGACAAAATGGAACAAGAAAAATATTTCATTGTTCTGGACGAGATCCTCAAAGGAACCAATAGTGTCGACAAGGCGAGTGGCTCTAGAAAACTCATTGAGAAGTTAACGCTCAATCAGGCAACCGGCATCATCGCTACGCATGACTTAAGCCTGACCGAAGTCGCCAAAGATCACGAGCATATTTCCAACTATTATTTTGACGCACAAATCATTGACGATGAATTGTTCTTTGACTATACGTTCAAGTATGGCGTCGCTACTAATATGAATGCTAGTTTTCTATTGAAGAAAATGGGTATAGTTTAA
- a CDS encoding DUF6624 domain-containing protein codes for MKYFLLLSISLFIFSSCKTEEEDQLTRLTYDQMTDLVISNALLLPDDVKYYGLDGTLLSEEEREAASEDLLYADWYINNELELIKVQLNDSDAERKRRKKEPLFTSIDNVDCARLDAILEEIYDRDQQNRTDNLMDESIDQNNLEAIELILDKCGMPTSDTSSSKSLQAIWLVIQHAGADKREQYFPLLEKAAQRGDLDLQDIALMKDRMLLDKNEPQIYGSQVLINDGIYELYQLQDPETVDARRATVGLGPLSEYLAHWDIEFSVAQKPLN; via the coding sequence ATGAAATATTTCTTACTCCTTTCCATTTCCTTATTCATCTTTTCATCTTGTAAAACTGAGGAAGAAGACCAGCTTACCAGGTTGACTTATGATCAAATGACAGATCTAGTCATTTCTAATGCATTGTTACTACCTGATGATGTGAAGTATTATGGGCTGGACGGTACATTGCTCAGTGAAGAGGAACGAGAAGCTGCGTCTGAAGATCTGCTTTATGCAGATTGGTATATCAATAACGAGTTGGAGCTCATTAAGGTTCAATTAAACGATTCTGATGCCGAAAGAAAACGTCGCAAGAAAGAGCCCTTATTTACCAGCATCGATAACGTGGATTGTGCCAGGCTTGATGCTATTCTTGAAGAGATCTACGATCGCGATCAACAAAATAGAACCGATAATTTGATGGACGAGTCCATCGACCAGAACAATTTGGAAGCTATTGAGCTTATTCTGGACAAGTGCGGCATGCCTACCAGTGATACCAGCAGTAGCAAATCCCTTCAAGCCATCTGGCTGGTTATCCAGCACGCTGGTGCCGACAAACGTGAGCAATATTTTCCGTTATTGGAAAAGGCAGCGCAAAGAGGCGATCTGGATTTGCAGGACATCGCATTGATGAAGGACCGCATGCTACTGGACAAGAATGAACCTCAAATTTACGGTTCTCAAGTTTTGATCAATGACGGCATCTATGAGTTGTACCAGTTACAAGATCCAGAAACGGTAGACGCAAGACGAGCCACCGTTGGCTTAGGCCCGTTATCAGAATATCTGGCGCATTGGGACATTGAATTTAGCGTTGCCCAAAAACCACTGAACTAA
- a CDS encoding cyclase family protein — protein sequence METTLFIDDKPLSIDLNNPIDISLAVQNNAGVGAWYIDQPKITHVEVDGYVGKVSMGGSTNFNDVFFNPHSHGTHTECIGHITEEFHSVNNALEKSFFTAQLITVTPENRDGDQVIRAAMFEDLDKVDAVIIRTLPNTDDKKSKNYSNTNPPYLMEEVMLRFRESGIQHVLIDLPSVDKERDNGALLAHKAFWDFDGNQRLNATITELIYVPSAVADGKYILDLQVAPIENDAAPSRPILYAIKS from the coding sequence ATGGAAACTACCTTATTCATCGACGACAAGCCGTTATCGATCGATCTGAACAATCCTATTGACATTAGTCTTGCGGTACAAAATAATGCCGGCGTTGGCGCCTGGTACATCGATCAGCCCAAAATTACACATGTTGAGGTGGACGGTTATGTGGGCAAGGTTTCCATGGGCGGCAGCACTAATTTCAATGATGTGTTTTTCAACCCGCACAGTCATGGGACGCATACAGAATGCATAGGTCACATAACCGAAGAATTTCATAGCGTGAATAATGCGCTGGAAAAAAGCTTTTTCACGGCTCAACTGATCACGGTGACTCCAGAAAATCGTGATGGCGACCAGGTAATCAGGGCCGCTATGTTTGAGGATCTAGATAAGGTAGATGCAGTGATCATACGTACGCTGCCTAACACAGATGACAAGAAAAGCAAGAATTACAGCAATACAAATCCGCCATATTTGATGGAAGAGGTGATGTTACGCTTTCGCGAAAGCGGCATCCAACACGTCCTCATCGATTTACCCAGCGTTGATAAAGAAAGAGACAACGGTGCCTTGCTGGCTCATAAAGCCTTCTGGGATTTTGATGGAAACCAAAGATTAAATGCCACAATCACAGAGTTGATCTACGTGCCTAGCGCTGTTGCTGACGGGAAATATATTCTAGACCTGCAGGTGGCACCAATTGAAAATGACGCCGCGCCATCGCGACCTATCCTATATGCGATTAAATCCTAA
- a CDS encoding UDP-N-acetylmuramate--L-alanine ligase, with protein MRVHFIAIGGSAMHNLALALHQKGYQVTGSDDAIFEPSKTRLEKKKLLPKKMGWFPEKITADLDAVILGMHAKADNPELLKAQELNLKIYSYPEYLYEQSKDKTRVVIGGSHGKTTITSMILHVMHYHNKEVDYMVGAQLEGFDTMVHLTNDNEFIVLEGDEYLSSPIDRRPKFHLYQPNIALISGIAWDHINVFPDYQNYVEQFEEFVDLMKNGSILVYNEEDPEVKRIAEASTKPTRKHAYNVPHHTVDNGTTYLETPEGDMPIEVFGKHNLSNLAGAKWICQHMGIDEDDFYEAIASFKGASKRLEKIAGNQRSVIYKDFAHSPSKVQATTNAVAEQYSERKIIACLELHTYSSLNPEFLKEYAHTLDAADVAVVFYSPDAVELKGLDPISKDQIKEAFNNEDLIVMTDPAAFKEWLYKQKLAHAVLLLMSSGDYGGLDFDKLGKLL; from the coding sequence ATGCGCGTACACTTTATCGCGATAGGCGGCAGCGCCATGCACAATCTAGCACTTGCTCTTCATCAAAAAGGGTATCAAGTAACAGGTAGCGACGATGCTATTTTTGAACCTAGCAAAACACGGCTTGAAAAAAAGAAGCTACTTCCTAAAAAAATGGGCTGGTTTCCAGAAAAAATTACTGCAGATCTTGACGCAGTAATCCTAGGCATGCATGCCAAAGCCGATAATCCCGAACTTCTCAAAGCTCAAGAACTTAATCTTAAAATCTATAGCTATCCAGAATATCTGTATGAGCAGTCCAAAGATAAAACGCGTGTCGTCATAGGTGGCTCGCATGGTAAGACCACCATTACTTCCATGATACTTCACGTGATGCATTATCATAACAAAGAAGTGGATTATATGGTAGGAGCGCAACTGGAAGGTTTTGACACTATGGTTCATCTTACTAATGACAATGAGTTTATTGTTCTGGAAGGTGATGAATACTTATCCAGTCCCATCGATCGCAGACCTAAATTTCACTTGTACCAACCTAACATCGCTTTGATTTCTGGGATCGCCTGGGATCACATCAATGTTTTTCCGGACTATCAGAATTATGTAGAGCAGTTTGAAGAATTTGTGGATCTCATGAAAAACGGTAGCATTCTGGTCTACAATGAAGAAGATCCAGAAGTGAAACGCATTGCAGAAGCCAGCACCAAACCTACCAGAAAACATGCCTACAACGTACCACATCATACGGTAGACAACGGCACGACTTATCTTGAAACACCAGAAGGTGATATGCCTATAGAAGTTTTTGGCAAGCACAACTTGAGCAATCTTGCTGGAGCCAAATGGATTTGCCAGCACATGGGAATTGATGAAGATGATTTTTATGAGGCCATAGCAAGTTTTAAAGGAGCTTCAAAACGTCTAGAAAAAATTGCAGGAAATCAGCGGTCGGTGATCTACAAAGACTTTGCTCATTCGCCCAGTAAGGTTCAAGCGACTACTAATGCCGTTGCAGAACAATACAGCGAGCGCAAAATCATTGCCTGTCTGGAATTACACACCTATTCCAGCCTCAACCCTGAATTCCTCAAAGAATATGCTCACACGTTAGACGCTGCAGATGTTGCCGTGGTGTTTTATAGCCCAGATGCTGTGGAATTGAAAGGTTTGGATCCCATTAGTAAAGATCAGATCAAGGAAGCATTTAACAATGAAGATCTTATCGTCATGACAGATCCTGCAGCTTTTAAAGAATGGTTGTACAAGCAAAAACTAGCCCATGCCGTTCTTTTGCTTATGAGCAGCGGTGATTACGGCGGTCTTGATTTTGATAAGCTGGGTAAACTACTTTAA